From the genome of Alosa alosa isolate M-15738 ecotype Scorff River chromosome 18, AALO_Geno_1.1, whole genome shotgun sequence, one region includes:
- the chchd1 gene encoding coiled-coil-helix-coiled-coil-helix domain-containing protein 1 — translation MASKSVTALEEKVNQLLSRTNGKPVLKPNKPLVLKDEVANRKMRRGEATCITEMSLLMACWKKNEFNNTLCSSAITTFYKCVEKAQIEAAKSKAAHQASQGGRLVPKQANTLLRRFPSIKNEY, via the exons ATGGCGTCTAAAAGTGTAACTGCACTCGAAGAGAAGGTTAATCAGCTATTAAGTCGAACGAATGGAAAGCCTGTTCTAAAGCCAAACAAGCCTCTCGTCCTCAAGGACGAAGTGGCTAATCGCAAAATGCGAAGAGGGG AGGCCACTTGCATCACAGAGATGTCCCTGCTGATGGCTTGTTGGAAGAAGAATGAATTCAATAATACACTGTGCTCCAGTGCAATCACCACCTTTTATAAGTGTGTGGAGAAAGCTCAG ATAGAGGCAGCAAAGTCAAAAGCAGCTCATCAGGCCAGCCAAGGAGGACGACTTGTTCCCAAGCAAGCCAATACTCTGCTAAGGCGATTCCCCAGTATTAAAAACGAATACTAA
- the si:dkey-191g9.5 gene encoding rap1 GTPase-GDP dissociation stimulator 1, which produces MADMEALSEALKAISVSTEVIDEELKPHLDTLLSTLLEKKEGTAQKIASSGILPTLANSIRKKGPLMSQVTLVVAEMAREAAVRDSCIEAGLVSALLPHLNSKDEELLLHTGRAIGRICFENATQQDKLVEGGVIPRLVTIMKIYPENDPLVNVCLLALCNLADMDAAREALAEVGVAEVLTAQLKRAPDAERRHLILEILGSLGESDALKLQFVEAGVPEVLSEMIGGLQGGSDPHDLCSIKIASNLIVSLLLGDESMQKCFGEGTGSIYKDVLSWLQSSNTQLQLAGALAIANFARNDSNCVKMLELGVVPHILDLLEKHVDEGDVSVQHAGLSALRNLAIPASNKVRMLEDGVTERIQTLLRSDMPPVQFKLLGTLRMMVDGQEKAAAVLGKDEGLLKRVMEWCEAKDHAGVRGEANRLLAALIRHSRDPEVIHSVVNAQGMQHLITMATSEHVIMQNEALVALAIASAIDIDAVQESFAEAELLPTLQKMLEDPVGAVEVKFSTMGLVCSLANSSMLREQMEKLNLKDSLTQLSSHTNTKLAAQADTVLAVLAETS; this is translated from the exons ATGGCAGATATGG aggcTCTGAGTGAGGCTCTGAAGGCCATCAGTGTGAGCACAGAGGTCATTGATGAGGAGCTGAAGCCCCACCTGGACACACTGCTGAGCACCCTCCTGGAAAAGA AGGAGGGCACTGCCCAGAAGATCGCCTCCAGCGGCATCCTGCCCACGCTGGCCAACTCCATCAGGAAGAAGGGCCCGCTCATGTCCCAGGTCACCCTGGTCGTGGCTGAGATGGCCAGGGAAG CCGCAGTGAGAGACAGCTGTATTGAGGCAGGACTGGTGTCTGCCCTTTTGCCACATCTGAACAGCAAAGACGAGGAGCTTCTGCTACACACGGGCAGGGCTATCGGGCGGATCTGTTTCGAAAATG CTACCCAGCAGGACAAGCTGGTTGAGGGGGGAGTCATTCCCAGACTGGTCACTATCATGAAGATTTACCCAGAGAACGATCCGCTGGTCAATGTGTGCCTACTGGCCTTGTGTAACTTGGCTGATATGG ACGCTGCCCGAGAGGCTCTGGCGGAGGTGGGTGTTGCAGAGGTGCTGACCGCCCAGCTGAAGCGTGCCCCCGACGCCGAGAGACGCCACCTCATACTGGAAATATTGGGATCACTGGGAGAAAGCG ATGCGCTGAAGTTGCAGTTTGTGGAGGCTGGTGTGCCAGAGGTCCTGTCAGAGATGATCGGAGGTCTGCAGGGAGGCTCTGACCCCCACGACCTCTGTAGCATCAAAATAGCTTCCAACCTCattgtgtctctcctgctcggGG ATGAGTCTATGCAGAAGTGCTTCGGCGAGGGGACGGGGAGCATCTATAAGGACGTGCTCTCCTGGCTACAGTCTTCCAACACGCAACTGCAGCTCGCTGGTGCGCTCGCCATTGCCAACTTCGCCAGGAACG ACAGTAACTGTGTGAAGATGCTGGAGCTGGGCGTGGTCCCTCACATCCTGGACCTGCTGGAGAAGCATGTGGACGAGGGGGACGTGTCTGTACAGCACGCGGGCCTCAGTGCTCTCCGGAACCTGGCCATCCCTG CCTCTAATAAGGTGCGGATGCTGGAGGACGGAGTGACGGAGAGGATCCAGACCCTGCTGCGCTCGGACATGCCCCCTGTCCAGTTCAAGCTGCTGGGCACCCTGCGCATGATGGTGGACGGACAGG AGAAAGCCGCCGCTGTGTTGGGGAAGGATGAGGGCTTGCTGAAGCGGGTGATGGAGTGGTGTGAGGCCAAGGATCACGCAGGGGTCCGAGGAGAGGCCAACCGCCTGCTGGCTGCTCTCATCAGGCACAGTCGAGACCCG GAGGTTATCCACTCTGTTGTCAATGCCCAGGGGATGCAACACCTTatcaccatggcaaccagcGAACATGTCATCATGCAGAACGAAGCTCTGGTTGCTTTGGCGATTGCTTCGGCAATAGATATTG ACGCTGTGCAGGAGTCCTTTGCTGAGGCGGAGTTGCTGCCCACTCTGCAGAAGATGCTGGAGGACCCGGTGGGGGCCGTGGAGGTCAAATTCAGCACCATGGGCCTCGTCTGCAGCCTGGCCAACTCCA GTATGTTGCGGGAGCAGATGGAGAAGCTGAACCTGAAGGACAGCCTTACTCAGCTCTCCAGCCACACCAACACCAAGCTGGCCGCGCAGGCGGATACTGTGCTGGCCGTTCTGGCCGAGACCAGCTAA
- the si:dkey-191g9.7 gene encoding uncharacterized protein si:dkey-191g9.7 → MAERECPESEHYPSGASSPADPRVTTDALSLSKSSTDMVTSPHQLDKANQGPTGAGSLPTDAQNGGKQTLRVGAHSAESTPDHPVVRNAGRPRSMAEPHTGMEALPLLEGDLNHHHYQHQLPQHHQHHGAPCCGDRGLGSSCSQRDLSGHRLAPAALPVQRSHSDTLRALRESPVPHPHCESTASPSHPAHLAHEAHCYGQQPCPGLVCKQALQLQQSGSLTTSARGPSPTPQLQPQPQHGCVPVVPSNTPCEGAAESWHPHYEEAVCCGPYGVAMVPGAMEETLAAYCHHQPIPSAVQLLPVPAPRGLPGAEAQMLALPRLISSISETGLDAKRMLRCCNLDCTWPNAPALHRAGSQPHVGDEGHHLVLTTATAVATRDAGTMTSRTELRDVGVQAEQVAKTPPPLHMYPEVCLADDDGAVNGEPAAGKSGAVQSKSPVKEVKWDAEGMTWEVYGASVDPEELGLAIQKHLELQIKETASRAAKLSRQNTSASQGTAGTGTGTGTGTGTGSDSAVRRRKRGGLMGSLRGSLTGPGCCTRTTNAVD, encoded by the coding sequence ATGGCAGAAAGAGAGTGTCCTGAGTCAGAGCATTACCCATCCGGGGCTTCCTCCCCAGCAGATCCCAGGGTCACCACAGACGCTCTGTCCCTATCCAAGAGCTCCACAGACATGGTGACATCTCCCCATCAACTGGACAAGGCCAACCAGGGCCCGACCGGCGCCGGTTCCTTGCCAACAGACGCCCAGAACGGCGGCAAGCAGACTCTTCGAGTTGGTGCCCACAGCGCTGAAAGCACCCCTGATCACCCAGTGGTCCGTAACGCGGGGAGACCGCGCAGCATGGCAGAGCCGCACACAGGGATGGAAGCACTGCCGCTGTTGGAGGGGGACCtgaaccaccaccactaccagcaCCAGCTGCCCCAGCATCACCAGCACCATGGCGCCCCCTGCTGTGGGGACAGAGGACTGGGCTCCTCCTGCTCCCAGAGGGACCTTAGCGGGCACAGACTGGCCCCCGCCGCCCTGCCCGTGCAGCGGAGCCACTCGGACACGCTGCGTGCTCTGCGGGAGAGTCCCGTCCCGCACCCCCACTGTGAATCCACCGCTTCGCCATCTCACCCAGCTCACCTGGCCCATGAAGCCCACTGCTATGGTCAGCAGCCATGCCCGGGCCTGGTGTGCAAGCAGGCTCTGCAGCTGCAGCAGAGTGGGAGTCTCACCACCTCAGCTAGGGGCCCCAGCCCCACGCCGCAGCTCCAGCCTCAACCCCAGCACGGCTGCGTCCCCGTGGTGCCGTCCAACACGCCCTGCGAGGGGGCCGCAGAGTCCTGGCACCCGCACTACGAAGAGGCGGTGTGCTGCGGCCCGTACGGCGTGGCCATGGTGCCCGGGGCGATGGAGGAAACGCTGGCCGCCTACTGCCACCACCAGCCCATCCCCTCCGCCGTGCAGCTGCTGCCGGTGCCGGCACCGCGGGGTCTGCCGGGCGCCGAGGCCCAGATGCTCGCCCTGCCGCGCCTCATCTCCTCCATCAGCGAGACGGGCCTGGACGCCAAGCGCATGCTGCGCTGCTGCAACCTGGACTGCACCTGGCCCAACGCCCCGGCCCTGCACCGCGCCGGCAGCCAGCCGCACGTGGGCGACGAGGGCCACCACCTCGTTCTGACCACTGCCACCGCCGTCGCCACTAGGGATGCGGGCACCATGACGTCCCGCACGGAGCTGAGGGACGTGGGGGTGCAGGCGGAGCAGGTGGCCAAGACGCCTCCGCCGCTCCACATGTACCCCGAGGTGTGCTTGGCGGACGACGACGGGGCCGTGAACGGGGAGCCAGCCGCGGGCAAGAGCGGCGCCGTCCAGTCCAAGTCGCCTGTGAAGGAGGTGAAGTGGGACGCGGAGGGCATGACCTGGGAGGTGTACGGCGCCTCGGTGGACCCCGAGGAGCTGGGCCTGGCCATCCAGAAACACCTGGAGCTGCAGATCAAGGAGACGGCCAGCCGCGCCGCCAAGCTCTCCCGCCAGAACACCAGCGCCTCGCAGGGCACTGCCGGCACAGGGACCGGAACAGGAACCGGAACAGGGACCGGCAGCGATAGCGCCGTCCGGcgcaggaagagagggggactCATGGGATCCCTACGAGGGTCGCTGACGGGCCCGGGGTGCTGTACGCGCACCACCAATGCCGTGGACTGA